The sequence below is a genomic window from Corvus cornix cornix isolate S_Up_H32 chromosome 1, ASM73873v5, whole genome shotgun sequence.
ATCAACAAGACCTGTCAAACATATGTCATTTCATAtttactttttgtattttagacatttttaagCATCTATGTGACCCTTTCCtaatattttacagataaaaaatgaaaatgtcatgCTCTAACTGTTTTTTCAACCAAACTTGGAACTAAAGAGTCTCAGTTTCTTCAGACCTGTGGCCCAAAGCATTTGCTATGGCACGTGTTACAGTCGTTCCTGTTCTGCTGATATTAAGCTTTTTCCAGCATAAGGCACTGTTTTCCACTATTCTGGCAAGTGGACAACAAGACATAAAGGGTAAGTAAAGTATTATGTAACAGTTCATCCTGTGTTAACTGTCCCAGATGTCTAATCTGAATTTGTCAAGTCATTTTCTACAGCCCATAGAGAGAAACAGAGACCTGCAGTAGGAGAGGTGTCCAAGACAGGCAAAAGTGAATCAGTTAATTTTGAGagctgcaaagagcagaaagatTCTCACTGCTGAAAATCATATTCCACAAAGCTCAGAAATTCCTGCTCCACGCAAGAACAGTGGTCCTGGTAGGGCTACTGGGCATGCAAGCCTCGCTGATAGACAATTCCTTTGTGTACACAGTGGAGGATCCTCTCTTTCTTTGTGCAATACCATTGTAATTGCAGATGCACTTGGGCTACGTAATGTCCTGTGGATGACCAAGAATGATTCAAGAGTTATTTTGTCCTGGAACAATAACCTgacaaaagaagaaaccaaGAAATACACTGTGAAGTATATTTTGATTTACAAGTTCTTCAATACCACTAAGGAAAGGAAAGTAAGTTCTTCAGAGGTTGCATATAGTTCAAAGTGAAATAATATATTGCATCATTCAGTAGATGAATTTGCATAATTTCCCTTTCAATACTTAGAACTGCCTACCTTCATCgaatttcttcttcctccttttagGAAAgactgcaggagaaggaaaagataatACATCTTAAGTTACATTCTGGTTTTAATGCTAAAGTTAAGACGCAACtttttgcaaaagaaacagaagacatAATTAAGGAGAGTGACTGGACAGAATTTACTTACGAGGCACCTCCAGGTCAGCTATTTCCTACTTGTTGTTAAGACGTCCAAGCATTTATGATAATGGCCTGCCTTACTTGGAGAATTTCTGAAATTTGATTATTATCTTCTGCTACTATTTTTTTGTACAGATATGTTAAGAATACGGTTCATAATACCTTGAGATATTgcagaattatttccttttttagaTGTGTCCAGATTCAGAaaactccagctctgctgagcaagATGTCAGTATGACCCAAACactctttccattttccctAGCAACTCATTTCTCATGAAGATTGCCTTCTGTATCACATGATTTCAGCAAATCTTAAAAGAGCAGAGCTTTTAATTTAAGTGGGTTAGTAAGGCTCTTGTGGTAGTAGCAGATGTGCTTCCCAGTTTTCACTgtctaaaaagcaaaaagaccTATTTTTTCTCACATAGGACTTCTTCATGCTTCTAGAAATAAGCCTATATAATGGGTTTGTAAAGGCAACCATCATGCTGTTATTAGGAAAtcaatgtaaaataaacatgactctttccttttacatttctttgttcCAGTCTACATTCAGAATCTTTCGTGCATCATAtacaacatttcttttttcaattgCACCTGGCACATCAAAGCAGAAGCTCCTGAAGATATCCAGATCTTTACCTCATACAGGTAAGGATGTCTAGCAAAATAAGTATGAAACCATGATTTTGGACctaagactttttttaaaaaaattatatttccttCTCACAGACATGCAGGAAAAGTTTTTGCATGCCACCAGTATATAAAAAatgcatggaagaaaaatatcggatgctacatgaaaaaaatgcacttcCAACcatcaaggaaaataaatttaaatataactGTAAGAAATTTGAGAAATAGTTCAAGAGGACTGTCTTATTGCAAAGCTTTCACACCTCAGACAATAGGTAATTATTGTCTATTATTGTCTATTATGAAAAGTTCATTAATTGGTTACTTCatggaaagcaaaaaaggaaataggCATGACAAAGTCATAATATTAACTCTAACTATTTAGGCATCCATCTCAGTGTGAATGTTAcacaaagattaaataaaatggattatGGCTgaaggcttttaattttttttctctgatttaatAACGTTGCTTAtctataattttaattaaaagaaaagatagGCTAATGtgagaaaacaatattttaaatcattatacccttgtttctctttgtgttttcttttctatccTGTTTTTTTATAGTGCTGAGCAAGTATGataaaaaaaagagcataaatAATCACAAGTCTCATTTATAACCTGAATTTAAGAATATGAATGTTCTCTAATATTAgtagcatttttatttactttttaagttaaaaatatcttggcagttatttttaattatcgACAGTTTTGAATAATcatataaaattacttttcctaaCTTCTCTGGGAAGTTTGAATTAATCTCATGGGTAAGAAATTCACCTGAATTTTAGCAAAGATTGCAGATTCAAGTGCCTTTTAAGTCATTAACATGTTGATCGTATTCCAGACCTGAAACCTGGGAATCAGTTATAGCTCACGGGATAGCAAAAATATAATTCAAAACTCTAAAAATTTATTCTGAGTTAGAtctcatttaatattttctaagaCATTAGAATTGTTTGCTTTACCTAAAGCTTTACACTGCAATCAGAGCTGGCTATAAGCTGACATACGACAAAAGGATGAGAAGCTGCCTATTCTTGATATCCTTACAGAAGGGACACATGGTCTAGGAACAGTGCTGCAGACACTAAACAAAAAATCCCTGGTTCTTACTCTTCTCATGGCCCATGACTCTTCATGGCTCATGGTGTGCCCCCACCCTCAAAGGCTGCTAGAgcaagcacagcagctgcacgGACCAGTTGTGCTTCCACtccccctctgcctctccctggcTTTTCTCACTGGTGCCACACTGCAGCTGTGTCATCCCCAGACCACGCTGACCCTGTCTGCAGAAATTTGCCGCGaacttctgcctctgctgtgagGGCTTTTTCAGAAAACTCCAGCTGGAGTCCTTCCTTTCACAGCAATgtagcagcagctgggaaggacTGAGGATGCCTGAGTACCAAGCACACACTGAGGATCAGTGCCCTAACATGCTAAAAAACTGTAGACTTGCTGATATAAATCCACGGCTAAAATCCTAGGGACCCAAACGCCCCTTGCTTCCAATCCTGTACTTCCTCCATAGCAAGTGCTTGCCTGCTCCTttacaggagagagaaagagagataTTTCTTTAGCATCTGCAGAAATCTTCATGTATTGAATCAGACAAGTTCTCTGGGCAACAGGTTGTTCAGAGgggttgtggatgccccatccctggaagtgttcaaggacaggttgtAAGGGggtttgagcaacctggtccagtgggaggtggccctgcccatggcaggggatttggaactagatggtccttaaggtcccttccgacccaaaccCTTCTGAGATTCTGTGAGGGCTTTCCAAGTGGCTCTTCTGTAACCCCTCTGTGAGAGatgaaattccatttttttcgAAGTAATAACACTGGGCCTGTGGGTAGACAAAACACATGTGTCTTACATGAAATGGAGCCAGTAGCAGACTCGAGGTGTCCTCAACACTGATTCCAGACAGAGCCTGCTTGTCCTGTCCACTCTTGCTGCCTTTCCTAGAAAGATATGTGAAAACCCCCCACTCTGTCCCTTTATTTTGAGATGCTTAGTGAACAGcaacttcaaagaaaatgtgtCACTCACTGAATGTCTCCTTTCATTTGGGTGTGACCAGCTACAAAATACTCAGCTGTGTATTTTAAGTACTT
It includes:
- the LOC109143891 gene encoding interleukin-5 receptor subunit alpha-like isoform X1, with the translated sequence MARVTVVPVLLILSFFQHKALFSTILASGQQDIKDALGLRNVLWMTKNDSRVILSWNNNLTKEETKKYTVKYILIYKFFNTTKERKERLQEKEKIIHLKLHSGFNAKVKTQLFAKETEDIIKESDWTEFTYEAPPVYIQNLSCIIYNISFFNCTWHIKAEAPEDIQIFTSYRHAGKVFACHQYIKNAWKKNIGCYMKKMHFQPSRKINLNITVRNLRNSSRGLSYCKAFTPQTIEKLNPPINVSVSLENRNIKIHWKPPPTIGSARKKCFLYQVKIADHKIVNVTAENYKYPFHKPAKKCAVQVRVKKEICIANKIWSEWSEPVFIHDEKTVDILLLSLALFCPLIFLGGLLIYACRRYRCLEVITTPVPHPSDNIKTWLADETHHEQHMSMQMEMHLEFTLGRPEENRDENIQLQKCLKEFVLEDLQR
- the LOC109143891 gene encoding interleukin-5 receptor subunit alpha-like isoform X2, coding for MARVTVVPVLLILSFFQHKALFSTILASGQQDIKDALGLRNVLWMTKNDSRVILSWNNNLTKEETKKYTVKYILIYKFFNTTKERKERLQEKEKIIHLKLHSGFNAKVKTQLFAKETEDIIKESDWTEFTYEAPPVYIQNLSCIIYNISFFNCTWHIKAEAPEDIQIFTSYRHAGKVFACHQYIKNAWKKNIGCYMKKMHFQPSRKINLNITVRNLRNSSRGLSYCKAFTPQTIEKLNPPINVSVSLENRNIKIHWKPPPTIGSARKKCFLYQVKIADHKIVNVTAENYKYPFHKPAKKCAVQVRVKKEICIANKIWSEWSEPVFIHDEKTVDILLLSLALFCPLIFLGGLLIYACRRYRCLEVITTPVPHPSDNIKTWLADETHHE